One part of the Gemmatimonas sp. genome encodes these proteins:
- a CDS encoding HmuY family protein, with protein sequence MVLSRTIPTPPTLAGTALFRRRQARHTVATLAALFTLTACEGEADLTGPGALGREPALNEVVTTAPLNASSNDTLVYFSFASGGLVPRSADWDLALRRFEVRLASPATGAGKTVLGFTLANNQNATAQQVLAFTPANTLAAFDALRDAQVPADSLFVTDRLADNPQGHIVLGGVPVANAGQFWKIRLANGQFAVFRNAAIGFNRTRATDSVVFESRLQTGTALGAVQRLVVVPGTTTRAISLATNSVVTPSGCNWDFQFNPDPTRLAITVNTACNVGTNPGGASPTFAAVTVANDAPQYVPFLSQLLGPIPNSILDPRAPFRYDLTGQQRLHPAFNTYFARVGTRVWKFQLIDYYSATGAAGFPTIRYARIR encoded by the coding sequence ATGGTGCTTTCCCGAACGATTCCGACGCCGCCGACCCTTGCCGGGACGGCGCTTTTCCGCCGCCGACAGGCGCGCCATACCGTCGCCACGCTGGCTGCCCTGTTCACCCTCACCGCCTGCGAAGGCGAAGCCGACCTCACCGGCCCGGGCGCGCTCGGTCGTGAGCCGGCTCTCAACGAGGTGGTCACCACCGCGCCGCTCAACGCCAGCAGTAACGACACGCTCGTCTACTTCAGCTTTGCTTCCGGCGGGCTGGTGCCACGCAGTGCCGATTGGGACTTGGCGCTCCGTCGGTTCGAGGTGCGGCTGGCCTCGCCGGCCACCGGCGCCGGCAAGACGGTGTTGGGCTTCACGCTGGCCAACAATCAGAATGCCACCGCGCAGCAGGTGCTGGCGTTCACGCCGGCCAACACGCTCGCAGCGTTCGACGCGCTGCGCGACGCGCAGGTGCCGGCCGACAGTCTGTTCGTGACCGACCGCCTCGCCGACAACCCGCAGGGGCATATCGTCCTGGGGGGGGTCCCCGTGGCAAACGCGGGCCAGTTCTGGAAGATCCGCCTCGCCAATGGCCAGTTTGCCGTGTTCCGCAACGCCGCCATCGGATTCAATCGCACGCGCGCCACCGACTCGGTGGTGTTCGAGTCGCGGCTGCAGACGGGGACGGCGCTCGGGGCCGTGCAGCGGCTCGTCGTCGTGCCCGGGACCACCACGCGCGCGATCAGCCTTGCCACCAACAGCGTCGTCACACCCAGCGGCTGCAACTGGGATTTCCAGTTCAACCCTGACCCGACGCGCCTCGCCATCACGGTGAACACGGCATGCAACGTGGGCACCAACCCGGGGGGCGCGTCGCCAACCTTTGCCGCCGTAACGGTGGCCAACGACGCACCGCAGTACGTGCCCTTCCTGTCGCAGCTGCTCGGCCCCATCCCGAACTCGATCCTCGATCCTCGCGCGCCGTTCCGCTACGACCTCACCGGGCAGCAGCGTCTGCACCCGGCGTTCAATACGTATTTCGCCAGGGTCGGCACACGGGTCTGGAAGTTCCAGCTCATCGACTACTACAGCGCAACGGGAGCCGCCGGATTCCCGACCATTCGCTACGCGCGCATCCGCTGA
- a CDS encoding SDR family NAD(P)-dependent oxidoreductase — protein MSPTPPARPVVVITGASSGIGAALATRLAPTHHLVLVARRAEPLRALAGTLGSPDVVTVAADVTVRQEVDDIVDTALARFSRLDVWVNNVGRGITRAPSALTDADVDDMMRVNVKSALYGMQAVLPHFRLVGRGHVINVSSMLGRVPTATFRSAYSASKHFLNALTATLRTEVQETHPAIQFSLVSPGVVRTAFGSNALHGGPDSHTLPNSQSAEEVAEVIAQVIADRRPDVYTRAGMAEMVGSYLRELATDP, from the coding sequence ATGTCCCCCACTCCCCCTGCCCGCCCGGTCGTCGTCATCACCGGCGCCAGCTCCGGCATCGGCGCGGCGCTGGCAACCCGCCTGGCGCCCACCCATCACCTCGTGCTCGTGGCCCGACGCGCCGAGCCGCTCCGCGCGCTCGCCGGCACGCTGGGGTCCCCGGACGTCGTGACCGTCGCGGCCGATGTGACCGTGCGACAGGAGGTCGACGACATCGTCGACACCGCACTCGCCCGCTTCAGTCGCCTCGACGTCTGGGTGAACAATGTCGGGCGTGGCATCACGCGGGCGCCGTCGGCGCTCACCGATGCCGACGTCGACGACATGATGCGGGTCAACGTGAAGAGCGCGCTCTACGGCATGCAGGCGGTGCTCCCGCACTTCCGTCTCGTGGGGCGCGGCCACGTGATCAACGTGTCGTCCATGCTGGGGCGGGTGCCCACGGCCACCTTCCGCTCGGCCTACAGCGCGTCGAAGCACTTCCTCAACGCGCTCACCGCCACCCTGCGTACCGAAGTGCAGGAGACGCACCCGGCAATTCAGTTCTCGCTGGTGAGCCCCGGCGTGGTACGCACCGCCTTCGGCAGCAACGCCCTGCACGGCGGCCCGGACTCGCACACGCTCCCCAACTCACAAAGCGCCGAGGAGGTGGCGGAGGTCATCGCGCAGGTCATCGCCGATCGCCGACCGGATGTGTACACCCGGGCGGGGATGGCGGAGATGGTCGGCAGCTACCTGCGCGAGTTGGCCACCGATCCCTGA
- a CDS encoding GAF domain-containing sensor histidine kinase: protein MSSASLRLRALSTLSGSLTDALTPEIAADLIERQALTALGATGAVVVTLGNFPPLPGQPPALPGPAARLHVVHSVGVDAEVSDLLEWRTLDSPLPFAQVARTGEPLFFDVDEAERQFPEWGASLRRAGGRAAAVVPVWANGELRGVLGLTWPHVPVFDEDERAFVTTLGIMCAQAIMRAHLKVAEREARERAEKANRDKAEFVANVSHELRSPISAVMNYAEVIARGALDGSTDAAQHRLNRMHSSGRHLMSLIDDLLAQARIDSGVDQVRLERVNLGEVLKEAIAMTRPLAEQAGMAVVFTPIPGSVVLQTDSGKVTRIVVNLITNAIKYAHRGIVHVVLERPESPSLANVRVTVQDEGEGLSPADREHCFEPFWRKSAPAGESPQPGSGLGLSISRQLARLLGGELIVEDTGALPSTTFVLTLPLTPPPLHSLA, encoded by the coding sequence GTGTCTTCCGCCAGTTTGCGTTTGCGCGCACTGTCCACCCTGAGTGGATCCCTCACCGACGCGTTGACGCCGGAGATTGCCGCCGACCTCATCGAGCGGCAGGCGCTCACGGCATTGGGGGCAACAGGCGCCGTCGTGGTCACGCTGGGCAACTTTCCCCCGCTCCCCGGGCAGCCGCCCGCGCTTCCGGGCCCGGCCGCCCGTCTGCACGTGGTACACTCCGTCGGCGTGGACGCCGAGGTGAGTGACCTGCTGGAGTGGCGAACGCTCGATTCGCCATTGCCCTTCGCACAGGTTGCCCGGACCGGCGAGCCACTGTTCTTCGATGTCGACGAAGCGGAACGGCAGTTCCCGGAATGGGGGGCAAGCTTGCGCCGCGCCGGGGGCAGGGCTGCCGCCGTGGTGCCGGTGTGGGCGAACGGTGAACTGCGTGGGGTCCTGGGGCTGACATGGCCGCATGTGCCCGTCTTCGATGAGGACGAGCGGGCCTTCGTCACCACCCTCGGCATCATGTGCGCGCAAGCCATCATGCGTGCGCATCTCAAGGTGGCCGAGCGGGAGGCGCGGGAACGCGCCGAGAAGGCCAATCGCGACAAGGCCGAATTCGTGGCGAACGTGAGTCACGAACTCCGGTCACCCATCAGCGCCGTCATGAACTACGCCGAGGTGATCGCCCGTGGCGCCCTGGACGGAAGCACCGACGCAGCACAGCATCGGCTGAATCGTATGCACTCGTCGGGTCGGCATCTCATGTCGCTCATCGACGATCTGCTGGCGCAGGCACGTATCGATTCGGGGGTGGACCAGGTACGGCTGGAACGGGTGAATCTTGGCGAAGTGCTGAAGGAGGCCATCGCCATGACACGTCCGCTCGCTGAGCAGGCGGGCATGGCCGTGGTCTTCACGCCCATTCCTGGCTCGGTGGTGCTGCAGACCGATTCCGGCAAGGTGACACGCATTGTCGTGAATCTCATCACGAACGCCATCAAGTACGCCCACCGCGGCATCGTGCATGTGGTGCTGGAAAGGCCCGAGTCCCCGTCGCTGGCCAACGTGCGGGTGACCGTGCAGGACGAAGGGGAAGGGCTGTCCCCCGCCGACCGGGAGCATTGCTTCGAGCCGTTCTGGCGAAAGAGCGCGCCGGCAGGGGAGAGTCCACAGCCCGGGTCGGGGCTGGGGCTCAGTATCTCTCGGCAGCTGGCCCGACTCCTGGGTGGAGAGCTCATCGTCGAGGATACCGGGGCCCTTCCCAGTACCACCTTCGTTCTCACGCTTCCGCTTACTCCACCCCCGCTGCATTCACTCGCGTAA
- a CDS encoding carboxylate-amine ligase — protein sequence MKGPTLTVGIEEEYQIIDPVTRDLSPGFDSLVQSAFATEADVKAELHQCQVEIGTKPCASIAELRTELVKLRGLVIRAAGEHGLTIASAGTHPFSNWMNMEMTPKERYLGVKAELQDLAHRLLIFGTHVHVGIEDQEFRIDCLNAARYILPHILCLSTSSPFWFGRNTGLHSYRSIVFKNFPRTGVPRILNGWSDYADLVDTLTKTRSIPNGSKIWWDVRPHHLYPTLEFRVCDVNTRVDEAVCIAAMLQAVVAKMWKLRRDNMTFRVYASDLIEENKWRAVRYGLGGKLIDFGKKTELEAPVLIRELIEWFLDDVLDELGTRKEVEYAFRIMEEGSSAQRQLATYARTGDLRAVVDQLIRETAEGVCEPTLGPSLDTFERPVKAVAAARLRPEANPAVRGQSIP from the coding sequence ATGAAGGGACCCACCCTCACGGTCGGCATTGAGGAAGAGTACCAGATCATCGATCCGGTCACGCGCGACCTGTCGCCCGGTTTCGATTCGCTGGTGCAGAGTGCCTTTGCGACGGAAGCCGACGTCAAGGCCGAACTGCACCAGTGCCAGGTGGAGATCGGCACCAAGCCGTGCGCGTCCATTGCCGAGCTGCGCACCGAGCTGGTGAAGTTGCGCGGACTGGTCATCCGCGCCGCGGGCGAGCACGGTCTCACCATCGCCTCGGCCGGAACGCACCCCTTCTCCAACTGGATGAACATGGAGATGACGCCGAAGGAGCGATACCTCGGCGTAAAGGCGGAGTTGCAGGATCTCGCGCACCGGCTGCTGATCTTCGGCACGCACGTGCACGTGGGGATCGAGGATCAGGAGTTCCGCATCGACTGCCTCAACGCAGCCCGCTACATCCTGCCGCACATCCTCTGCCTATCCACCTCCTCGCCGTTCTGGTTCGGGCGCAACACCGGGCTGCATTCCTACCGCAGCATCGTCTTCAAGAACTTCCCGCGGACCGGCGTGCCGCGCATCCTCAATGGGTGGAGCGACTACGCCGACCTCGTGGATACGCTCACCAAGACGCGCTCCATTCCCAACGGATCGAAGATCTGGTGGGATGTGCGCCCTCACCATCTCTACCCCACGCTCGAGTTCCGCGTCTGCGACGTGAACACGCGTGTGGACGAGGCGGTGTGCATCGCCGCCATGCTGCAGGCCGTAGTCGCCAAGATGTGGAAGCTGCGCCGCGACAACATGACGTTCCGCGTGTACGCCTCCGACCTCATCGAGGAGAACAAGTGGCGCGCCGTGCGCTACGGGCTGGGTGGCAAGCTCATCGACTTCGGCAAGAAGACGGAGCTCGAGGCGCCGGTGCTCATTCGTGAGCTCATCGAGTGGTTCCTGGATGACGTGCTCGATGAGCTCGGTACCCGCAAGGAAGTCGAGTATGCCTTCCGCATCATGGAGGAGGGGTCGAGCGCACAGCGGCAGTTGGCCACCTATGCACGCACCGGAGACCTTCGCGCCGTGGTAGACCAGCTCATCCGCGAGACCGCCGAAGGCGTGTGCGAACCCACACTCGGTCCGTCTCTCGACACCTTCGAGCGGCCGGTGAAAGCGGTCGCGGCGGCGCGGCTCAGGCCCGAGGCCAATCCGGCGGTGCGGGGGCAATCGATCCCGTAG